ACTCAACGCCAAGTCGGAACGTCCGATCGCGATCGGCGCCCAGATCTTCGTCGTCGAGGCGTTGAGCGAGACCAGCGTCCTGGTCGAGACCTACTGACCTCGGTAAGCCCCCCGCAATTCCGCCTCCGTCACCACGCCCAATCGCGATCCGAAATGGACGGTGTCATGCTGATTCTCATCGCCATCGGCGGAGCAGTGCTCCTCGTTCTCATCCTCGTCATGTTCGTGCTCTCCCGGATCAAGGTCGCCGGCCCGAACGAGGCGTTCATCGTCACCGGCCGCAAGGGGCGTACCACCCAGACCGCCGACGGCAGCCGGTCCACCGACATGTCGGGGCAGAAGGTCGTACTCGGGGCGTCGGTCTTCGTACTGCCGGTGGTGCAGAAGTTGCAGTCGCTCGACCTGTCCAGCCGGCGCATCGACGTCAGCATCAAGGGTGCGGTCAGCAAGCAGGGCATCCGGGCCGAGCTGCACGGCGTCGCGATCGTCAAGGTCGGTGGGACCGAGGACGCGATCCGGGCCGCCGCGCAGCGGTTCCTGCACCAGCAGGACGAGATCGAGAGCTTCACCCGCGAGGTGCTCGCCGGTGCGCTGCGCTCGATCGTCGGCCGACTGACCGTCGAGGAGATCATCCGGGACCGGGCGGCGTTCGCCAGCGCGGTGGCCGAGGAGGCCGAGCACTCGATGACCAACCAGGGTCTGGTGCTCGACACGTTCCAGCTCCAGGACATCCTGGCCGAGGGCTCCTACCTCCAGGACCTCGGACGGCCGGAGGCGGCCCGGGTGCTCAAGGACGCGGCCATCGCCGAGGCCCGCGCCCGGCAGCACGCCGAGACGGAGCGGCTGCTCGCCGAGGAGGCCATCGCCGAGGCGAACCGAAACCTGTCGCTGAAGCAGGCCGGGATCCAGGCCGAGATCGACGCGGCGAAGGCCCGGTCGGCCGCCGCCGGTCCGCTCGCCCAGGCCGAACGGGACCAGGCGATCCTCTCCGAGCAGCAGAAGGTCGCCGAGCGCAACGCCGAACTCAAGCAGCGGCAGCTCGACACCGAGGTCCGCAAGCCGGCCGACGCCGCGCGGTACAAGGTGGAGCAGGAGGCCGAGGCGTCCCGCAACGCGGCGGTGCTGCACGCCGACGCCCAGCGGCAGTCCACCATCGCCGCCGCACAGGCCGTCGCCGAGCAGTCCCGGCTGACCGGTGAGGGCGAGCGGGCCCGCCGGGCGGCGCTGGCCGAGGCCAACGCGATCGAGGGTGCCAAGGAGGGTGAGGCCGAGCAGCGGCGTCGTACCGCCATCGCCGAGGCCGTCGAGCGCGAGGGGCAGGCGGAGGCAACGGCGATCCTGGCCAAGGGCCAGGCCGAGGCCGAGGCGATGTCCCGCAAGGCCGAGGCGTTCGCGACGTACGGCGAGGCGGCCGTGCTCGACCTGCTGGTGAAGGTGCTGCCGAAGGTCGTCGAGGCGGCCAGCGCGCCGGTGAGCGCGATCGACAAGATCACGGTCATCTCCACCGACGGCGCCTCGTCGCTGACCAAGGCGGTCGCGTCCAACGTCGCCCAGGGGTTGCAGCTCGGCACCGACCTGACCGGGGTCGACCTGACCGGGCTGCTGGCCCGGCTCGGCGCGGCACGGGTCGGCGACGACCAGGTCGTCGACGGCACGCTGACCAACGGCGGCAAGTCGGTCGAGTCGAAGAGCTGACCCGCGCCGTCCCACCCGCGGCCCGGTACCGGAGCACCTCCGGTACCGGGCCGGTCGCTACTGCACGTCGAGCCGGAACGGCAGGTCGGGGCAGCTCTCGCAGACGAAGATCCGCATCGCACCCCAGCGCCCGACGACTACTCCGGTCGGCATCGCCTCCGACCCCTCCAGCCCAGCCTCCTCGACCGGGCGCCACCGCTCGCGGGTACCGCCGTCGTACTCGGACGAATCGATCACCAGCGCCAGGGTGGTCGGGCCGGCACAGCTGCGACAGGGAGTCGGAGACAGGTCGGTGACGTTCCACTTGGCGTACCCGCCGACCTTCCAGCCGGGCACCATGAAGGTGGTGACGTAGTCGACGCCGTGGTCGCCATCGCCATCGCCATCGGCGTCGTCGTCGCCGTCGCCGTCGCCGTCGTCGTCGTCATCGTCGTCGTCGGACTCCCACTCGTCGATCCGCTCGGCCAGCTCGGCCGGCAGCTCCTCCGGGTACGGGTACTCGACGACCTGCTCCGGATGCAGCCGGCACGGCCGGGGCAGGTAGCCCTTGTTCCCGACGTCGCCCCGGGGCGGCGGGGCGTCGGGTCCGGTCACGTCCGCCTCCCGCCGCCACCGCAGCCGTACCGCCGGACCCCACAGGTTCGCCTGGACGTGCTCGAAGGGACACCACAGCACCTGCAACAGGTCCGCGCCGCCGGGCCGGAGCAGATCCGGGATGTCCTCGGCCCGCAACTGCGCCACCGCCACCATCGGATTGGGCCGGGGATGTGGACGGGGAACGTACCGGTAGCCGACCACCGGTCCGTCGTTCACCGACCCGAAGCCGGTGTAGCCGGGACCGACCAGACGCGCGATCTCGTCGTACAGCTCCGTCTCGCCCTCGGCCATCACGTGCCGCGGCCGGGTACGGCGGGACCCGACCGCCCGGAGCCGGTCCAGCAGTTCGAGTGGAATCGGCACCTCCTCCCGGACCTGGTGTGGCAGCTCGCAGGTGGGCCAGGGCTCGTCCGCCGGCCAGCGCAGCGGCCCGCCGACATGGCTCTGGGTCGCCTCGACCGGACCCGGACGGGGATGCAGCCGGGTGGTGGTCCGGCCGAACCTCTCCAGCCCGGGAAGGCGGGTCAGCGCGTCCGCCGGCGGTGGTGGGGTGCTCAGCACGTCGTCGGGTTCTCCCATCAAGCGTTCTGGTCAGCCTGACCGGACGTACGACGTGTCGAAGATCAGAGACTTCTGCGTCAGTGAGTTCCCGGCACAGGTGTAGCTGGACGGTTCGGTGGAGGCGGTGAAATCCTGCCACGGTCCCGGCGTACCACCGCCGACCAGGAGCCGGACGTTGGCCTGGGAGCGTACGTCCGACAGCTCGATCCGATCGGCGGCGAGCAGGTAGCGGTAGCTGACCGTACCCCGCAACTCCAGGACGACGTCCTGCCCCGCGTAGTCGCCCCGGTAGACGGTGCCGGTGCCGTAGTCGACGATCCCGCTTCCCTCGGCGCTGAGCGAGAGCGTGGAACCGACCCCGCCGGTGAATCTCAACCGGCCCACCCCGGGTACGTCGACCTGTTCGCTGTGCGAGGTCACCCGCCAGGCCCCGACCAGACAGTCGACCCCGCCGCCGGGTGCGGCGGCCACGGTCGGGGTGGGCGGGGGTGATCCGGTGCCGTCCGCGCCGCCGTCCGCGCCGTGCCGGAGCACGAGTACGACCACGATCGCGACCACCAGGCCGACCAGCGTCGACGCCAACGCCACCATCGGAACCAGGAAGGACCGGTTGCCCGGCCCGCCCGAGACCGCCACGGTCACCTCCCCGGCCGTTGCACGTCATCGGGAACGGTAGCGGATATTTCGGACGGTCGATGACCCGGGTGTGCCGGCACCCTTGTGGCAGGGAAGGCGTCCGCACTGCGCGGAACCGGCCCGCTCGGCCGCTGGAAGTGGTACGACAGTTCGGGCGTCAGCCGGTGACGCCCTGGTCGCGGGCCCAGCGCTGCAACTCGGCCTCCGCCTCGTCCCGGGTCAGCGGCCCGCGTTCCATGCGCTGCTCCTTCAGGTGCCGCCAGGCCCGACCGACGATCGGCCCCGGGGGTACGCCGAGCAGTTCCATGATCGCGTTGCCGTCGAGGTCGGGGCGTACCCGGGCCAGGTCCTCCTCCGCCGCGAGCCGGGAGATCCGGTCCTCCAGGGCGTCGTAGTCGGCGGCCAGCGCGGCAGCCTTGCGGCGGTTCCGGGTGGTGCAGTCGGACCGGGTCAACTTGTGCAGCCGGGGCAGCAGGGCACCGGCGTCGGTGACGTACCGCCGGACCGCGGAGTCGGTCCACTCGCCCCGGCCGTACCCGTAGAACCGCAGGTGCAGCCCGACCAGCCCGACCACCTGGCTGATCACGTCCTTGGGATAGCGCAGCGCCTTCATCCGCTGCTTGGTCAGCCGGGCCCCGACCACCTCGTGGTGGTGGAAGCTGACCCGACTGTCCGGGCCGACCGCCTTGGTCGCCGGCTTGCCCACGTCGTGCATGAGCGCGGCCATCCGCAGCACGAAGTCGCAGCCGTCCTCCTCCAGCCCGACGGCGTTGCTCACCACGGTCAGGGTGTGCTCGTAGACGTCCTTGTGCTGGGCGTGCTCGTCGATCTCCAGCTTCAGCCCGGACAGCTCCGGCAGGAACCGGTCGGCCAGGCCGGTGTCGACAAGCAACCGCAGCCCGGTGATCGGGTCCGCCCCGCAGAGCAGCTTGGTGAACTCGTCCCGGATCCGCTCGGCGGTGATCCGGTCCAGGTCCGTCGCCATCGCCCGCATCGCCGCCCGGACCGGCGGATGCACGGCGAACCGGAGCTGCGCGGCGAACCGGGCGGCCCGGAGCATCCGCAGCGGATCGTCGCCGAACGACTCCTCGGGGGTACCCGGGGTCCGGATCACCTGGTCGGCGAGGTCGTCCAGTCCGCCGTGCGGGTCGGTGAACTCGTGGTCGGGCAGGCTGACCGCCATCGCGTTGATGGTGAAGTCGCGCCGCCGCAGGTCGTCGCCGAGGTTGGTGCCGTACTCGACGACGGGGTTCCGGCTCACCTGGTCGTACGACTCGGCCCGGAAGGTGGTGATCTCCAGGCGCAGTCCGTCGCGCTGCGCGCCGATCGTGCCGAACTCGCGCCCGGTCTCCCAGGTCGCCTCGGCCCAGCCCTTCAGCAGCCGCAGCGTCTCGTCCGGATGCGCGTCGGTAGCGAAGTCGAGGTCCTCGCCGAGCCGGCCGAGCAACGCGTCCCGGACCGACCCGCCAACCAGGTGCAGTTCGTGGCCGGCGGCGGCGAACCTGCGGCCCACTTCGTCGGCGACGGGAGACACCCGCAACAGCTCCGCGACGGCGTTGCGCTGGGCGGTGGTCAACCGGGTCATTCGGGGCGCCGATCCTGCGGAGTCCGGCCCGGGGACGACCGACTCCGTACCCTCCGGACCGGGTGGCCGGGTCGACTCCGGTCCGCCGGACCGGAAACCGGTCGGGGCGGACGCGCCGGGACCGGGCGACCTGGTGCGCGACGGTGTGGAACGGTCAGCGTTCGGGGCGGATGTTTCGGACATGGGATCGCCAGCGTAGCGGGCCGACCGGTGCCGCGTGGCGGCGGGCACACCGGGCGGAAGCGACGCGCCCCGGCAGAACGGTGACCGGGTTGACTAAGGTTCCAACAGTGCCGGCGGGTGCCCTGCCCGCCGTACCCCTTGGGAGGCTGACATGGCTGGCGGGCTGTACCGCAGCGCGAATGCCATGCCGGAGGGGGTTCCGCCGCCCCCGGACGGAGCGACGCTGATCTCGGCCACCCCGGCGATCGAGGGCACCAACCCGCCGCCCGAACCGGGCGGCAACGCCGCCGGCAACAGCGCGATGATGGCGGCCTTCAGTCTGATCAGCCGGGGTACGGGCTTCCTCCGGCAACTGATGATCGTGGCGACGCTGGGCCTGAGCCTGGTAGGCAACGCCTACACCACCGCCCAGATCATTCCCGGCATGGTCTACGAGTTCCTGCTCGGCGGCATCCTGAGCAGCGTCCTGATCCCGGTGCTGGTACGCCGCCGCAAGGCCGATCCGGACGGCGGGCAGGCGTACACCCAGCGACTGCTCAGCCTGGCGGTGCTCATCCTCGGTGGCGCCGCGCTGCTGGCGGTGCTCGGCGCCTCGGTGCTGACGACCATCTACGCCGGACGGCAGGGCCAGGACTACCGGGAGCTGGTCACCAACCTGTCCCGGCTGCTGTTGCCTATCCTCTTCTTCTCCGGAGTGAGCGCCCTGCTCACCGCGGTGCTCAACACCCGGGGCCACTTCGCCGCGCCGGCGTGGGCGCCGATCCTGAACAACGTGGTGGTGATCGCCACCTGCGGCCTCTACATCGCCATCTTCGGCGCCAAGACCGTCCAGCCGGAGGAGATGGGCCTCGGCCGGGTACTGGTGCTCGGCGGGGGCACCCTGCTGGGCCTCGTGGTGCAGACCGCCGGCATGCTGCCGGCGCTGCGCAAGGTCGGGTTCCGCTGGCGCTGGCGGTTCGACTTCCGGGCGCTCGGGCTGCGCGAGCTGGGCCGGCTCGGCGGCTGGATGTTCTGCTACGTCGCGGTGAACTCGTTCGGCCTGATCGTGCTCTTCAACCTGCTCAACGAGGTGAAGGACAAATCCGCCGGCCCGCTGGTCTACAACAACGTCTTCCTGCTGCTGATGATGGCGCACGGCATCATCGCCGTCTCGATCATCACCGCGCTGCTGCCGAGGATGAGCGCCGCCGCCGCCGACGGCCGGTACGCCGACATAGCGGCCGACCTGAGCCGGGGCACCCGTACGGTGACCGCGGCGCTCGCCCCGATCGCGGTCTGCTACGCGGTTCTCGCCGACCCGATCGCGAAGGCCCTGTTCGACTACGGCGCCGCCCAGGGCGGGTCCGGCACCACCGGTCCGGTACTGCTGGTCGCCGCGCTCGCGCTGATCCCGTTCGCGGTCAGCCAGCTCTTCACGTTCGCCTTCTGGGCGATGCCCGACACCCGGATGCCGGCGCTGATCAACGTGCCGGTGGTGGCCGTACGGGTGCTGGTCCAGGTGATCGTCTTCGCCGCCTTCTCCACCTCGTTCCTGGCCGCCGGGATGATGATCGGGAACGCCGTCTCGTACATCGCGGCGGCGGCGATCTCCGCCTGGTTCCTGCGCCCCCACATCGGTCAGATCGGAGTCGCCGCGATCATGCGGACGTTCGGCCGGGTCCTGATCGCCGCCGTCGGCGCGACCCTGGTCGGGCTGCTCGTGGTGGCGTTGCTGCCCGGCGAGGCCGCGTCGAACCGGTGGCTGGCGTTCGTCGAGGTGGCCGTCGGCGGTGCGGTGATCGGCGGGACGTACCTCGGGCTCGCGATGCTGCTGCGAATCCGGGAGATAACGGACCTGGTCACCATGGTCCGGCGCCGACTCGGCCGGTGAAAGGGGTCGGTTGGGCTCCGGGGCGTACCTGGGGAAGCGGTTGTGGATAACTCGTCCTATCCGGGCCGCAGCAAGGTGAATCGCCTGTGGATAACGGCGGGTCAGGATCGACTCACTCGGCGTCAACCTATTGGTGGCGGACCCGGATACCCCGGCCCCGCTCGATCCGGCATACTTCCGGCGCGCGGGGGAAGGTGCCGGGTGCACGGCGGTACTCCGGACGACCGGAGTGCCGGGACCGACTGCGACCGGCACACCGACCCGGTAGCAAACTGTTGAAATTAACCTATAGATTGCTAAACGCACGAGCCATCAGGCGGACCCAGCGGGCGATCCGGCGCGCTTCCCGACACTTCCGGCAGCTGGTCGGCCTACGGCCGCAAGATGACGTGTCGGGGATTAGTCAGACCCGGGTAAGGTCGCTCTCGACGGGTGCGGCTAGCGCCTAGGCTAGGAGAGCCGGTGGCCGTCCGATTCCTTCGAAGGCGGAGCGGGAAAGCCAGATGCCTAGCAGCACGGGTCCATCGATCGACACGATCACCGAGGGAGGACGGGTGACCCAGGTCGGCGAAGGTCAGGAGGCGGACGAGGTAGCTCCCTCTGTGATGACCTTCGGTGCGCCCGCCGTCGGTGAGGTCCTGGCCGAGCGGTACGAGCTTGCGGAGCACATCAACGACGACAGCGCCGGCCGCCAGGTGTGGCGTGGCGTGGACGTGATCCTGCGGCGGCCGGTGGCCGTCGTACTGCGCTACCCCGGCGGCGACTCCGCGAAGGAGATGCTCCAGGCCGCCGTGGCGGCGAGCCGGGTGATCCACCCCAACCTCGTCGGCGTCTACGACGCGATCGACGAGGAGGACCGGGCGTACGTCGTCCGCGAGTGGGTGGACGGGCACTCGTTGCGCGAACTGGTCGCCGACGGAGTCCTCGACCCGGCCCGGGCCACCAGCATCGCCCACGCCATCGCCGGTGCGATCTCGGCCATCCACGCCACCGGCATGGTGCACGGCAACCTGCACCCCGGCACCGTGATGGTCGGCGACGACGGTCGGGTGGTGCTCGCCGACGCCCGCACCGACGGCGCAGACACTCCCGAGACCGACGTACGCGCGGTCGGCGGCGTCCTCTACTACGCGCTCACCGGCCATTGGCCGCACGCCGAGGCGTCCCTGACCAGTGGCGAGGGCCGCCGGGCCCGCACCGCCCTGGCGGACGCCGTCCGCGACGCCAGCGGCACCATCGCGGCGCCCCGACAGGTCCGTGCCGGCGTACCCGCGTACCTCGACGACCTCACCATGGACCTGCTCGACTCCCAGCTTCCGGTGCCGTCCTCCGACATCCTGGCCGCCGAGTTGAGCCGGCTGGACGCCGCCGCGGAGGAGCAGTACCTCGACAGCGGCCCGCTGCGTTTCACCTCCGGCGACGACGGCGGCCCCGACCTACCGGCGACCGGTGGCCGGAGAATGCTGATCGGCGTGGCCGCGCTGTTGGTGGTCGCCCTGGTCGGCCTGATCCTCGGCATCAACGCGCTGGTCGGCGGGAGCCCGGCCGACGACCAGGCTGGGCCGACGCCGACCGCCGGGACCAGCAACGAGCCCGCCGCCGCGGGTGATCCGGATCCGCCGCTGGCCAAGCCGCAGAAGGTCGCCCTCAAGGGCAGCCAGGTACGGGTCATCGACCCGGGCGGCACCCGCACCGAGCTGGACGGTGTGGAGAAGGTGGTCGACGGCAATCCCAACGAGGCGTGGGAGACCGAGACCTACAAGACCGACTCCAAGTTCGGTAGGAACAAGCCCGGCATGGGGATCCTGATCGACCTCGGCGAGCTCCGGTCGGTCACCAGCGTGCAGGTGCAGCTCTCCGAGGGTGGCGCCTCCGCCGAGCTGCGCTCGGGAGACAAGAACTACGACGCCAACAGCGCCGGAGACAAGGACCTCGTCGAGGCGTACAAGAGGGTCGGTCTTCCGATCGACAAGTCCGACGGCTCCGGTGCCACCATGACCTTCAGCTCGTTCGAGCCGGACCAGAAGTACCGCTACCTGCTGCTCTGGATCACCGACCTGCCGGAAATCGACGCCGGCAAGTACAAGCTCGGCGTGCAGGAGATCACGGTCAATAGCCGGTGACGGGGCGGTCACCCCGACGACTGATGCGCCCTTCGGTTATCGTGCGGCCATGACCGGTGCGTTGGGTTCCGACGCCGCCGGCCAGACCAGCTCGCCGTCCGCCCATCCGTGGCCGTCGACCGAGCCGGTCCGGCCGGCAGGTCAGGCCGTCGACCATCTGGACGACGGTGACCCGCCCGGCCGGCCCGAGACGTACCCGCCGCACGCCCATCCCGCACGCGAGCTGCCCACCCAGCCGGCGCACGACCTTCCGGTCCAGCCGGACGGCTCAGAGCCTCCGGCCGGCAC
The nucleotide sequence above comes from Plantactinospora soyae. Encoded proteins:
- a CDS encoding flotillin family protein; amino-acid sequence: MLILIAIGGAVLLVLILVMFVLSRIKVAGPNEAFIVTGRKGRTTQTADGSRSTDMSGQKVVLGASVFVLPVVQKLQSLDLSSRRIDVSIKGAVSKQGIRAELHGVAIVKVGGTEDAIRAAAQRFLHQQDEIESFTREVLAGALRSIVGRLTVEEIIRDRAAFASAVAEEAEHSMTNQGLVLDTFQLQDILAEGSYLQDLGRPEAARVLKDAAIAEARARQHAETERLLAEEAIAEANRNLSLKQAGIQAEIDAAKARSAAAGPLAQAERDQAILSEQQKVAERNAELKQRQLDTEVRKPADAARYKVEQEAEASRNAAVLHADAQRQSTIAAAQAVAEQSRLTGEGERARRAALAEANAIEGAKEGEAEQRRRTAIAEAVEREGQAEATAILAKGQAEAEAMSRKAEAFATYGEAAVLDLLVKVLPKVVEAASAPVSAIDKITVISTDGASSLTKAVASNVAQGLQLGTDLTGVDLTGLLARLGAARVGDDQVVDGTLTNGGKSVESKS
- a CDS encoding CCA tRNA nucleotidyltransferase, coding for MTRLTTAQRNAVAELLRVSPVADEVGRRFAAAGHELHLVGGSVRDALLGRLGEDLDFATDAHPDETLRLLKGWAEATWETGREFGTIGAQRDGLRLEITTFRAESYDQVSRNPVVEYGTNLGDDLRRRDFTINAMAVSLPDHEFTDPHGGLDDLADQVIRTPGTPEESFGDDPLRMLRAARFAAQLRFAVHPPVRAAMRAMATDLDRITAERIRDEFTKLLCGADPITGLRLLVDTGLADRFLPELSGLKLEIDEHAQHKDVYEHTLTVVSNAVGLEEDGCDFVLRMAALMHDVGKPATKAVGPDSRVSFHHHEVVGARLTKQRMKALRYPKDVISQVVGLVGLHLRFYGYGRGEWTDSAVRRYVTDAGALLPRLHKLTRSDCTTRNRRKAAALAADYDALEDRISRLAAEEDLARVRPDLDGNAIMELLGVPPGPIVGRAWRHLKEQRMERGPLTRDEAEAELQRWARDQGVTG
- the murJ gene encoding murein biosynthesis integral membrane protein MurJ, which encodes MAGGLYRSANAMPEGVPPPPDGATLISATPAIEGTNPPPEPGGNAAGNSAMMAAFSLISRGTGFLRQLMIVATLGLSLVGNAYTTAQIIPGMVYEFLLGGILSSVLIPVLVRRRKADPDGGQAYTQRLLSLAVLILGGAALLAVLGASVLTTIYAGRQGQDYRELVTNLSRLLLPILFFSGVSALLTAVLNTRGHFAAPAWAPILNNVVVIATCGLYIAIFGAKTVQPEEMGLGRVLVLGGGTLLGLVVQTAGMLPALRKVGFRWRWRFDFRALGLRELGRLGGWMFCYVAVNSFGLIVLFNLLNEVKDKSAGPLVYNNVFLLLMMAHGIIAVSIITALLPRMSAAAADGRYADIAADLSRGTRTVTAALAPIAVCYAVLADPIAKALFDYGAAQGGSGTTGPVLLVAALALIPFAVSQLFTFAFWAMPDTRMPALINVPVVAVRVLVQVIVFAAFSTSFLAAGMMIGNAVSYIAAAAISAWFLRPHIGQIGVAAIMRTFGRVLIAAVGATLVGLLVVALLPGEAASNRWLAFVEVAVGGAVIGGTYLGLAMLLRIREITDLVTMVRRRLGR
- a CDS encoding protein kinase family protein; amino-acid sequence: MPSSTGPSIDTITEGGRVTQVGEGQEADEVAPSVMTFGAPAVGEVLAERYELAEHINDDSAGRQVWRGVDVILRRPVAVVLRYPGGDSAKEMLQAAVAASRVIHPNLVGVYDAIDEEDRAYVVREWVDGHSLRELVADGVLDPARATSIAHAIAGAISAIHATGMVHGNLHPGTVMVGDDGRVVLADARTDGADTPETDVRAVGGVLYYALTGHWPHAEASLTSGEGRRARTALADAVRDASGTIAAPRQVRAGVPAYLDDLTMDLLDSQLPVPSSDILAAELSRLDAAAEEQYLDSGPLRFTSGDDGGPDLPATGGRRMLIGVAALLVVALVGLILGINALVGGSPADDQAGPTPTAGTSNEPAAAGDPDPPLAKPQKVALKGSQVRVIDPGGTRTELDGVEKVVDGNPNEAWETETYKTDSKFGRNKPGMGILIDLGELRSVTSVQVQLSEGGASAELRSGDKNYDANSAGDKDLVEAYKRVGLPIDKSDGSGATMTFSSFEPDQKYRYLLLWITDLPEIDAGKYKLGVQEITVNSR